aaatattcactaagatgcatTATGAATATTGCCGACCCGTTGAACGCTGACGCATTATATGACATTATCGGAATGAACATCGTAAAACATGGCGTTCTTTTGGCCGCGTCCGCCACTACATGCCTACTGAGCATACATGATAACTGTCTACGCCGTCTATATGCCCTTCTCCTTTTCCATACACAGGTGCTCTCTACGACATGACCGGAAATTACGACCTTGCGTTCCACTGCGCGGGGATACCCATCCTGGTCGGTTCCGTCGTGCTCTTCTTTATCCCCTGGGCCCAGCGGACCTCCCGGGGACCAAACATCCTCAGCAGCCTCATCACCGACATCACTATCGCACCGGTGAGAAATGAGCTTggaaatatgtattaaataatgttactGTAACAGtacaaagatatattttttgataTTGAAGTTGTGaccaatttaatattgtatacGGTGTGGGGTGGGGATTGGGACAAACTGGGATTTGTTGTCTAAATCCCGGTCCTGAGGCAGGAAAGAAGATGTCAAAATACATTGAGCTGGAGGTTTTGCAGTGATAAAAACTGCCGGGAATACACTTGCAGGACAGAATTCGCAAAAAAGAATCCTTTGAatatgacttaagatgttttatgaatatctgCCTTGTATGTCGGCCGTCcccattctcgtacaccagagcggTGATGTTATGCCATGTTTGCGTACCACGtagatttatcatttttaaacctCTGGTGAATGAGAATGGGCGTCCCCGGTGGTGCAAACATTGATAGACCGACATCGAGTGGTTTGTAGCTTGCTGACGAGATAGAAGAGGTGACGTCCGGACTCGGTATCCTGTGCTATATCGAGTCCAAAGCAATCATGGAATGGAAAAATATCCTCGGTATAACTGCCAAGAGAGCTCGGTATAGCCGGCAAACGAGCTCAGAATAGCTGCCAAGAGAGCTCGGTATAGCTGCCAAGAGAGCTCGGTATAGCTGCCAAGAAGGCTTGGTATAACTGCCAATAGAGCTCGGTATAACTGCCAATAGAGCACTGTATAACTGCCAAGAGACCTCGGTATAACTGCCAAGAGACCTCGGTATTACTGCCGAGAGAGCCAGCCAATATCTCATACAGTGTATTTGTACTAAGGGACACAACGCCgttttatcataaatttaatattgtaagAGTTTATTTCTTCATAATGAGATTTAAAAACtacattaacaaaaaaatattctaatgCAACAGTTTTGTCATAATTATTACCATAGGGCAGCTCCGGTTCTGGGGAAGAGACGTTCCCAAGTCCCTCGGATGGAACGCTACACGGGGACCGGGTGGTAGAGAACATCGCTCTCCGCAGCCGCACAACCGAAACTCGTACCTTGCCCACATCGGAACCGGTCAGCAGCTACGTTGGTACGCATAAATGgctgtttttttcaaaaataaattttgaaagaatGTAATGTCTATGGTTTGGATGCAGAACGAACTTGAATGGATTGTGCCCGGGTAGATTTGTCCGCCCCCTTCCGAACTTGCGCTAGTAGTTTATGTTGCAGATTCTAGAAACAGACTATACTTATATCTTTATCTTCTTGCATGCTGAGTATTCCTGGTCAGTCTGTTGGTGTACATTGCTTAGCGTAGTTCATTATAAATAGTTAGAGCACActtgtgtttcttatttattatatcacatTAGTGAACATTGAACACGCGCACACGACaacaaaggaaaacaaaatagtttgtgtATGCAGTTGTATGCCAGAAGAAGTCATGATTACTTTTTCAGAGAATGTTGTATGCCAGAAGTAGTCATGATTGCTTTTTCAGAGAATGTTGTATGCCAGAAGAAGTCATGATTGCTTTTTCAGAGAATGTTGTATGCCAGAAGTAGTCATGATTGCTTTTTCAGAGAATGTTGTATGCCAGAAGTAGTCATGATTGCTTTTTCAGAGAATGTTGTATGCCAGAAGTAGTCATGATTGCTTTTTCAGAGAatgtttattgcattttgtttttgtagatTATGGATCTTTTGAAAAGTAACTAAAATGCAACCCCCCTACCgattattttagttaaaaaaaaagcaaaaacatgttCGGATATATTGCGTACgatcattttattgtgtttattttaatatgtcaaCATCCAagctttttctgaaaatttCCATCGTTTCCATTTTCCTGACTTATATCAGACAAGGCAACAAGCACAGAGTCCCTGGGCACGCTGTCGCTCGACGTCCGTGACGTTCTCTCCCAGTTGAGCCACACTAGCGCCGTCTTTGAGGAAATGATCCGTCGCTCCGAGGACGCCAGAGAACCACCCAGTCTACCGGCGTCCGTCACATCGTCCGAGGTAAGGCAGTGTTCTAGGTggcattcatatatatatatatatattgtatatatatagcAATTATGTAAtgatataatgattataatcaTAAGAAGTTGTCCGTCATGTTAAATAAGTTATCGTTATATcattactatttttttaaataattattttccttgttctttttacaaaacctttttaaaatatggtgtgtttttttttaaatattatctcaTAACCAATTCTTTTTCagaatatttattcattaaacacGTTTTCCAGGTCCCGAGACTTCCACCGCCGTCAGAGCCGGTGAGATACCGCCGACATGATGACCGGTCAAGGGAAAGTTCCCTACACTCACAGAGGAGTGGTCGGGGGCAGGAGTCGTGGGAACACTCACAGGAGGTCGCCTCTAAAATTACCACACTTTCTTCCCCGCCGTCCGTCCCCAGCTTCTTCATACCTCCAGCCCCCGTGGACTCCCAATCTAACAGTTTGAGTGCGGTTGGTGAGCCATCAAGGTCACTGCTGTTTAACAAGGTGACAAGCACCGACTCGACCCTCACTGCACCTATGCAGCCGACTTCCGGTCCAACCACTCGCATTGTGAGCGCCAGCCAGTCAGCCGTAGAACCGGGGCTAACTAGAAAGAGGAGCGATTTTGATCAGGCCATATCCGAGCACGTTAACGTTCTCAGAGAAACTCTTAGGAGTCCAACGTCGTGTTCCAGTCGTCTGGAGGACACGGATCACGATTCGAAGGCAAGCTCCCCAAGATCCAAGCACTCAAGCGTATCGCCTGCAATCGATATCATCAGATCAGACGGCTCATGTGCTGCACACGGTCCAGATCCGGACTCGCACTCTGACAGTTTTCAGCTCGCACAACAGATCGCTTTTATTGAGGCGGCGACTCGGGCTACCGGCGAGGAACCGTGCTGCTCCCATGACGTCGAGCCGTCTTCGCTGACCGCCACTAAATTTGACCAAGAAAATCAGCTGACGGTCATTCCCGTAAAGAAGGCCACCACGGAGCAGCTCGTTGGTCAACGGTTGGAGAATCTCTTCCTGCCGATCAGCGAAGATGATCCAACTGAGAAAACGTCATCATACGAGCTCGTGGATGTTGGTTCAGGAAGTGACGTCAGATCCACTCGGTCTCGAGGTGGGGAACTCGACGTTTTTAATCACCTGTTTAATGATGATGAGGCTCGTTGATCGTCGACACAAAATAGGTTCACAAGTCGTGTTTTGCAATATTCGAGAGCTATAAAGACCCATAGAATTTATTGTGAGGAGTAGCAATTAACCGAAACGTGTCGCATTCagtgttttaatatgaaaagaATTTAGACTGTCGTCTTCCTGGTTAATGAATGCAGCAGGAGTCAGATTTCATCATTCATTGGGGAAGTGCATGGCGCTGTTTGCACATGATCAGTTTTGTTTGCTTATTTATGACgcataattttatgatattttgtttttatttaaatttgtcgAAATTCCTTCTCATAATTTAACTGTATGTTCTTGTTCGGTATGTAATAAAGATCTATGCAATCTTTAAATGCAGGGTGTAGTTTTTCAGGCGTAACtaattaaacatattatgtGATCAAAGTGCTAACATTTTTTGTCCTTATCGAAAATCATTAGCCTTTTGTAATAAAATCCAACCCCATTGAGGAATGACATAAACTATGATGGTCCAGTTTTAACCACAGGGGTTACctgatataaatcatatatagggtaaaaaaaaatcgagagAACCCCCTGTGGTTTAAATGATATACAGACGGGCGTGTCGAATGGCCGGTCACTCGTAAATACAGCGTGACCGAGGGAGGGAAACCCTGCCGGGACACTATTGTTTGCGGCCCGTCAGGCGAGCCGGGCTTTACACCTGCATACACACACTAAAactatttagtttttttattataggTTATAAAAGTTTGTAGTATAATGTGGTCACTGAACCATGTCCAAATGAAAagaactgttttaaaatttgcaaaatactGAAATGTAAACACACCTAGATGGTTGGTTTACCACTAAGTATATCAAGAATCTTTACTGTGATCTATTCATAAAGACTATCTTATTTCGGTGTTAAAGTTTGAAGATGTTTTGAAGTTTGAATAATCATTAATGCGACATGGTATACACAACTCTGACATAATACTTAAAGGAATGACCTGCTAGTCTAATAAGGATTACTTCCAATAGTAAATACCGGAATTAGGCTGGGCAGTGCTGTAAAAccttaaatttaacttaaacgATTTATAATAGTAAACACAAAAAATTCGATTTTTAAATCAACTTCCGAAGGAGCTGTTGAAAGTGATCGATGGTGCGATTGGAGGCATGACATAGGAGTTAAATGTCCGATACCATACCGGGGATTTACATGTACTTAGATTAACATTCAATTTTAGTCAGCTGACTTGAAAAAGTTCTAATGTGTTAACTGTTTGATGTTCAACGTTATAAAGGTGTTGCTTTTCCGGATTTCTTggtgatttaaataatttaaagggAATATATAAGGGTAAAGTTGAAGTGAAGAGAAGACCTCAATCTTCCTTGCTGACCACTGAAGAATCCTATATTCCTTGCTGACCAGTGAACAAACCAATCTTCCCTGCTGACCACTGAAGAACCCTATCTACCTTGCTGACCGGTGAAGAGTAGACCCCTATCTTCGTTGCTGACGGGACAGCTGTTAAGAAAggtttacttaaaactttttCTATTGTCCGTTTCCCataaaccattatatataaataaaatacctataaaaacaaatatggttatcgaaaaaatattaagagttaaaacaaattgataggAGACAGTTTCTGACAGCAGTATTCACCGAAAAGCTTGAAAAGGTGGGGCTTTCATGTCGTGACTCAAGCTTTAAACGGAGCCATtgaattgtaaatgaaaagtttcaGGTAATAAGCACTcgataaacataattatacattaaagTAGTTCTCAATGGATTACCAGTTGTCGGCTTGTGTGAGAATGTAATTTTCCTGTTTAACCCTGACAGTTGACATTAATGATTTTACATTCAgtcatgattaaaataaacctACAAGAGAATGAAAAAACGTGCATCATTTACAATTTAGATTTGTATGATAATACGACCATTGTAAGAACTGAATTTCAGTGATGTACATGACAGTGAACATGTGAACTTCAGTTTAACAAGAATATTGCCTGCAGGttacaaaaatataccaaaTCCATCTTATTTTCGCTCCATCCATCtatgtgcatttttttctgtaccAATCATCTGTCTGTATGAACATGGTAAAACATGCGGTAACCATGATAACATAGTTCAAATATATCAATCACGACCATCTTTACTTTAGTTAAGGGGCAAATcatcaatttacttaaaacgcTCTTATTCGAAACAGATAcgttaattaaaagaaaaaaaaaccgtCTGTGCATAGATTGAAGCAAGAGTTTGTCAAAACCATGATACTCGTTGTTTTTTAGGTATTTATAAGCAGAAAAGTTTTAAATCAACCACACTCCGAATATTTTGGGGCATCAGTGCTTTCTTATCCAGTGTTTAAGTTGTCCGTTGTACATTTTGGGATGAAGAAGCGAAAACAGGTCCATTTCACTGTACAAACAAAGTTGACTAAGGAGATTGTGTGATCATTTGCAAAGACTGGATTGAAAACAAGGGATATGGTTATATCTTTgcaatgcttaaagatttataCAGTCGTAAATTAAATGAGTCTAGTCATATTTTCTTGTTGCGTTTTTGCTACACATCTGTGCAAATTGAACTAGAAATCCCCCGTATATCTGGTGAACCCCGCGAGAAATCCCCCTTAAACCTGGTCAATCCCGCGAGAAATCCCCCTTATATCCGGTTAGCCTCGCGAGAAGTCCCCCGTATATCTGGTCAATCCCGCGAGAAATCCCCCGTATATCTGGTCAATCCCGCGAGAAATCCCCCGTTTATCTGGTCAGCCCCACGCGAAATCCCCCGTAAATCTGGTCAATCCTGCGAGAAATCCCCCGTTTATCTGGTCAGTCTCAAGAATAATACCCCGCCTATATGGTCAATCCCACGAGAAATCCCccgtatatatatatggtcaatCTCGCGAGAAATCCCCCGTATATCTGGTCAATCCCGCGGGAAATCCCCCGTTTATCTGGTCAGCTTCACGAGAAATCCCCTGTATATCTGGATAGCCCCACGAGAAATCCCCCGTGTATCTGGTTAGCCTCGCGAGAAATCCCCTGTAAATCTGGTCAGCTTCACGAGAAATCCCCCGTATATCTGGTTAGCCCAACGAGAAATTTCCCGTAAATCTGGGCCAGCCTCACAAAAAATCCCCGTATATCTGGTTAGCCCCACGAGAAATCCCCCGTAAATCTGGCCAGCCTTACAAAAAAATCCCCCGTAAATCTGGCAAGCTTCACGAAAAATCCCCCGTATATCTGGTTAGCCCCACGAGAAATCACCCGTAAATCTGGCCAGCCTCACGAAAAATCATCTGGTCAGCCCCACGAGAAACCATTAGCCTCCCTTTCATGTTTGAAACATCTTTGTTACCTTTTCTCGTatgatatgaaatgtttaatcaaatatttaataaacattgaacGATGATCAAGAATGATACTTGtttaatgatttcataataACGCCACGTGCTCAATCCCGTGTCCTCGGGTATATATGCTTGTAAGAGAgtcgaaaataaaaatatataaagcaagAAGAAAAGTATTCATCGTACAAAcggttattatttataatgttatatatttcaaagaaatgaatttgtttaggacattttttatttccatatGTGAACAGTTGGTTAATGAAGATCACGATCCACCTCGATTGTATAAACGGAGTGAGTGTTTAGTGGTATTTAGTATTTGGTATTTAACTTTAGGCTTATGCAACAAATGTCCCACCCATATGTTAAGCTTACACGGTTGGCTGTTCCTTTTATAGTCGTCTTGTGGGCCAGTTCAAAACTAGTCCAGCTTTAAAACGTAatagattaaatatttaaagcatttttctCAAAACATTAAATCACATTTCCCCGCCAAAAATAGCTATACAGCTGTCTTCAGCATTATATTGTATGTTAGGAATTTTAGCTTGATGACATATTACATAAATAAGTATAcaaaatagtatatatagtatatagactgttatatatatatatatgtaaacgaTCAAAAATGGCTGTGAcctattaattaaataaaaagtacaaAATTGACGATCGTGCAGATGCTTGGACATATTTGTAGCAAGTCGTGATgaattgtaaatgaaacttGCACTGAAGCATTTAATTTACTGATCCAAAGaattatttcaatcaaacttaTCGAAGCACATCAATTGTAGATATAATCTCCATTATCGCAATGTatcaaacttaacatatttATGGGTACTGTAAATAAATACTGGTGTACGTACAGACGAGATTATGTTGATGTGTATGAAATGCTATTGATGTGCATTATGTACGTACAATTGAAATGTAAGTGATGTACATGTACGTACAGATATAACGTTAGTGATGTACATGTACGTACAGATGTAATGTAAGTGGTGTACATGTACGTACAGATGTAATGTAAGTGGTGTACATGTACGTACAGATGTAACGTTAGTGGTGTACATGTACGTACATATGTAATGTAAGTGGTGTACATGTACGTACAGATGTAATGTAAGTGGTGTACATGTACGTACAGATGTAACGTTAGTGGTGTACATGTACGTACAGATGTACTGTAAGTGGTGTACATGTACTGACAGATGTAATGTAAGTGGTGTACAT
The DNA window shown above is from Mya arenaria isolate MELC-2E11 chromosome 6, ASM2691426v1 and carries:
- the LOC128237072 gene encoding uncharacterized protein LOC128237072, which gives rise to MTSAENRLIKDAETNQGVELLEKEVVGPEKDTKYSWFVCACAFISQIFVLGVLHAFGVFFVEFIKEFKSAKGSTAWIGSLAYGLSMTFGPVTSWQVSRFGYSRVMITGGVICAVSLLSTSFVTSLNPMFFTFSLLYGIGTCMTTSPTMTITSQYFDKYLAVATGITVSGSSFGTLIMGPLSQAIIDKAGWRTAFRVYAGFCLITSVLNSRIRTPAYMKCQRAEGRSFIKDLQIWKNRVFVVWTLSITFVMFGFYIPYVHLVSYAIDQGVSPELASILMMILGAATALGRIMFGRIVAAGVLNRLHMHQLSMVITGAGVMVLPLIKSYPGIVAYVVTVGLVDGCFVVLLPIITAQLMGIENSLLAWGFMIGTCSLTFTLGPPAAGALYDMTGNYDLAFHCAGIPILVGSVVLFFIPWAQRTSRGPNILSSLITDITIAPGSSGSGEETFPSPSDGTLHGDRVVENIALRSRTTETRTLPTSEPVSSYVDKATSTESLGTLSLDVRDVLSQLSHTSAVFEEMIRRSEDAREPPSLPASVTSSEVPRLPPPSEPVRYRRHDDRSRESSLHSQRSGRGQESWEHSQEVASKITTLSSPPSVPSFFIPPAPVDSQSNSLSAVGEPSRSLLFNKVTSTDSTLTAPMQPTSGPTTRIVSASQSAVEPGLTRKRSDFDQAISEHVNVLRETLRSPTSCSSRLEDTDHDSKASSPRSKHSSVSPAIDIIRSDGSCAAHGPDPDSHSDSFQLAQQIAFIEAATRATGEEPCCSHDVEPSSLTATKFDQENQLTVIPVKKATTEQLVGQRLENLFLPISEDDPTEKTSSYELVDVGSGSDVRSTRSRGGELDVFNHLFNDDEAR